From a single Streptomyces rubradiris genomic region:
- a CDS encoding dihydrodipicolinate reductase, with amino-acid sequence MDQDTRVAGQDLGVLLGGAANGVVIVSDPADLPAADLAIVATTSGLHRVADTLLPLLERSYNVLSVSEELAYPWQSHPGLARRLDDTAKAHGVTVLGSGANPGLLMDTLPLLLSALTQRVESVCIRRRTNMSRYGAILSKFGLGLTTEEFATARSRGEVVGHYGFEQAIGALAAGLGWDLDSVDVPEVEPAVVTTSPRVGDHLRIEPGQITAVTHAARGVLKGEPVIDLEITFGFFEPADEVAAGDDYRIVGEEQVIDLRSSVGFDSFPSTIATAVNAAAAVVEARPGLLSMGDLPARSVTAKGEQRAARASRGATTSPD; translated from the coding sequence GTGGACCAGGACACCCGTGTGGCTGGTCAAGACCTCGGGGTGCTACTTGGTGGCGCCGCGAACGGTGTCGTCATCGTGAGCGACCCGGCCGACCTGCCCGCCGCCGACCTCGCGATCGTGGCGACCACCTCGGGTCTGCACAGGGTGGCCGACACCCTGCTGCCGCTGCTGGAGCGTTCGTACAACGTCCTGAGCGTCAGCGAGGAGCTGGCCTATCCCTGGCAGAGCCATCCCGGCCTGGCCCGAAGGCTCGACGACACGGCGAAGGCACATGGCGTGACCGTCCTGGGCAGCGGGGCAAACCCGGGCCTCCTGATGGACACCCTTCCTCTCCTGCTGTCTGCACTGACCCAGCGCGTGGAAAGCGTGTGTATCCGCCGGCGAACGAACATGTCACGCTACGGCGCGATCCTGTCGAAGTTCGGCCTCGGTCTGACCACAGAGGAGTTCGCGACGGCTCGCAGCCGGGGCGAGGTCGTCGGGCACTACGGCTTCGAGCAGGCCATCGGGGCGCTCGCGGCAGGGCTCGGGTGGGATCTCGACTCGGTGGACGTGCCAGAGGTCGAACCCGCTGTCGTGACGACGTCGCCGCGCGTCGGGGACCATCTGCGTATCGAACCGGGACAGATCACGGCTGTCACTCATGCCGCCCGGGGCGTGCTCAAGGGCGAACCGGTGATCGACCTGGAGATCACGTTCGGGTTCTTCGAGCCGGCCGATGAGGTGGCCGCGGGCGACGACTACCGGATCGTCGGTGAGGAGCAGGTCATCGACCTTCGTTCCTCCGTGGGCTTCGATTCCTTCCCCAGCACGATCGCGACGGCGGTCAACGCCGCCGCCGCGGTCGTCGAGGCGCGTCCCGGTCTCCTGTCGATGGGAGACCTCCCGGCCCGCTCGGTCACGGCCAAGGGAGAGCAACGGGCAGCCCGGGCCTCGCGCGGGGCCACGACTTCTCCGGACTGA
- a CDS encoding NAD(P)/FAD-dependent oxidoreductase: MRTDKTKYSNFTGWIDRPDDVQPALDGDLTCDIAVIGGGMGGMAAALRLAERDQDVVLLEAEFCGYGSASRNGGQIAGAPGGDLRMLSIQSPKKMPVMAKLAEHAGRYVEDLIKMHDIDCDYVANGLVWGAVSPLMMLRVRTQAAILRAYGGHGTVGSREELGLPAGFVGGMRESIGGMLNPGKLARGVRRALLASSAKVFEQSRVSDVRRTGRTVELTTPHGTVRANKVLLATNVYGGEWDIWPKNLATPLYVIEIESEPIAPERLAELGWTSRSGIITQHQLMTHYRLTERNTIVCGVRQAQRGQTYPLPDRVPDPIVVQDMGKDLARRFPSLSDVAIERAWGGWIGISPDWLSIAGQVGDNVFYSMACNGHGLCQVPYVTHQLADYIVDGEMPDDLAGIWSDASKYPPSMSLLMQPLVLRAVWGLDRFNDFFNGSKTLARRTLRRRRRGGS, encoded by the coding sequence ATGAGGACCGACAAAACGAAATACAGCAACTTCACCGGCTGGATCGACCGACCGGACGACGTGCAGCCCGCACTGGACGGCGACCTCACCTGTGACATCGCCGTCATCGGCGGCGGCATGGGCGGCATGGCGGCTGCGCTGCGCCTCGCGGAGCGCGACCAGGACGTGGTCCTGCTGGAGGCCGAGTTCTGCGGCTACGGCTCAGCCTCGCGCAACGGCGGTCAGATCGCCGGGGCGCCGGGCGGTGACCTGCGGATGCTCAGCATCCAGTCCCCTAAGAAGATGCCGGTCATGGCGAAACTGGCGGAGCACGCGGGCCGCTACGTGGAAGACCTCATCAAGATGCACGACATCGACTGCGACTACGTGGCAAACGGCCTGGTGTGGGGTGCGGTCTCACCCCTCATGATGCTCAGGGTGCGCACCCAGGCGGCGATCCTGCGCGCCTACGGTGGGCATGGGACTGTCGGCAGCAGGGAGGAACTCGGCCTTCCTGCCGGCTTCGTGGGCGGTATGCGGGAATCCATTGGCGGGATGCTGAACCCGGGCAAGCTCGCTCGTGGTGTGCGTCGCGCGCTGCTCGCCTCGTCGGCCAAGGTCTTCGAGCAGTCGCGGGTGAGCGATGTCCGGCGGACAGGCCGCACCGTCGAGCTCACGACACCGCATGGCACCGTGCGGGCCAACAAGGTGCTGCTCGCAACCAACGTCTACGGCGGCGAGTGGGACATCTGGCCCAAGAACCTCGCGACGCCGCTGTATGTCATCGAGATCGAGTCGGAACCCATCGCGCCGGAGCGGCTCGCCGAGCTGGGCTGGACCAGTCGGTCCGGCATCATCACCCAGCACCAGTTGATGACCCACTACCGGCTCACCGAGCGCAACACCATCGTCTGCGGGGTCCGCCAAGCGCAGCGAGGCCAGACCTATCCGCTCCCGGACCGGGTCCCGGACCCCATTGTCGTGCAGGACATGGGGAAGGATCTGGCCCGTCGGTTCCCGTCGCTGTCCGACGTGGCCATCGAGCGGGCCTGGGGCGGTTGGATCGGCATCAGCCCGGACTGGCTGTCGATCGCCGGGCAGGTGGGTGACAACGTCTTCTACTCGATGGCCTGCAACGGCCACGGCCTCTGCCAGGTGCCGTACGTGACCCACCAGCTCGCCGACTACATCGTCGACGGTGAGATGCCGGATGACCTAGCCGGCATCTGGTCGGACGCCTCGAAATACCCGCCGTCGATGTCGCTGCTGATGCAGCCGCTCGTCCTTCGAGCCGTCTGGGGGCTCGACCGGTTCAACGACTTCTTCAACGGCAGCAAGACGCTGGCCCGGCGGACGCTCCGTCGTCGCAGGCGCGGGGGCTCCTGA